The following proteins are co-located in the Halictus rubicundus isolate RS-2024b chromosome 1, iyHalRubi1_principal, whole genome shotgun sequence genome:
- the Atos gene encoding atos homolog atossa isoform X1, with protein MSAILLQCVGHCFHRRRTRAGMHCLGAVIGGIPSPNGVGGRGGILSVFRALGVLVSEGRIQGPPRGYKEGPHCAAPMQAAPNNHECEEDNYLCDRYLVLVREIADRTAIGSYLCIEVMLCSDCPCGLAKARNKNPISTVPSLSISPWQHASEMLLEYWCICVVPSKSPETMNFYGLYQAVRSRLHFSQVAAWWSRSNGAEPSYITTRVVPYNEENLRKFRETPVEHTFPLAGSGDGNSIKVTVWALPRMEEVPVLTCPLHPIKEKDEEGVARALTPTKAIPVPSASQNPEGLVLPALVDDRMQTSCDKLGKHHCRCEEEDASPPSPSIPRPNGERKRRRSLPCGPTDVTTVTVQPMPLPSVQEAITQEAKDSQSSSYPKCSGEISNNRGKAVQGQSCKLEENGVRNRNNLNADNLERCFKAQLNIEDRDGNLEKRYKRSLEDTESAKQTNLKEKQCNLEKDAQGSGKKMMKDAESKPAEKNGLFENLIPFNSSLPWSFVESWNNSTANSKCAFQSLRGNKDNYFNDSERTCKPAVSKDSSIVINPFRQPSPFHESNPGPSTNNRLKQESLNSMCMVHQSCTKPSNKLSGAMCAGQEMPKPGLDGAANNKTRSGKDLSQLMSKLTFPEEKEKAKEEGGFLEWFAKVPGRVLGVAPSSGYVENKVKTTSLKSQDHGAEVKFKNCNLELSQREFDEVLAVLRARTPSSRKRTSVKTVRRRERSEKSVEDGSDRKYVNLENGECSTNNIVNRGKACEGCSHKLCRKNDQQALEKIHFGDIYGNKNIYNPSQKQEKLGSGSSEDLQILKCTNTEKRPNEPADCLQNVSNKADILLGAILRTSKERRNLPEVSSGTKPRSASSTATNETENAVRGMVDADRTCLEQRTAALEDEKSLHVALNKKFNRIRQLFKKEQEKKVMTENGCLEPEQPAAVQRSSFSYNNVQPSLHDPKSSRNSKAKRWIDFANLEETERKSEACTDPSELSTNGAHQNSRTYSTNYKEESCAGHDDPATVKWQNRLYSTNQEDSTAIEQRVEDDKVVPKLAKDVKSRSNAKENTAILEEDETLDRVVPTAIEQERFRRSLENAASMVFHSRTGLPLTSSPAPLRRGSCCFDYDSSLNSVSSKRSALFELNTPPSPGAVSLEETDRETENAGEGEETPKRRSTSRSRPQSHALLGSFEESALNGRLEPVSTVHGFTAELGASGSFCPKHRKLPVTVFFYTLGDNDKVSTPYLAHINLGKKGYQVPRSGTIQVTLLNPLGTVVKMFVVLYDLSDMPPRSHTFLRQRTLRDKTLRYLVHLRFMSGKSGRIYLHTDIRMIICRKSDVDTASDFGSEPPKELRSYIHGPTNPKFSPRC; from the exons ATGTCGGCGATCCTGTTACAGTGCGTCGGCCACTGCTTCCACAGAAGGAGAACGCGCGCAG GTATGCACTGCCTAGGCGCGGTGATAGGAGGCATTCCCAGCCCGAATGGGGTTGGCGGTCGGGGTGGCATTCTCAGCGTGTTCCGAGCCCTTGGAGTCCTTGTGTCCGAAGGGAGGATTCAGGGCCCTCCACGTGGTTACAAAGAGGGCCCGCACTGCGCGGCGCCCATGCAGGCTGCTCCCAACAACCATGAGTGCGAGGAAGATAATTATTTG TGCGATCGATACCTTGTACTGGTTCGAGAGATCGCCGATCGTACAGCGATCGGCTCGTATTTGTGCATCGAAGTGATGCTGTGCAGCGACTGTCCGTGCGGTTTGGCCAAAGCGAGGAACAAGAATCCGATCAGCACCGTGCCGTCCTTATCAATCTCACCATGGCAACACGCGTCGGAGATGCTGCTGGAGTACTGGTGTATCTGCGTCGTTCCCAGCAA GAGTCCAGAGACGATGAACTTTTACGGGCTGTACCAAGCGGTCCGTTCCCGGCTTCACTTCAGTCAAGTCGCGGCCTGGTGGTCCAGGAGCAACGGTGCTGAGCCGAGCTACATCACGACGAGGGTGGTTCCGTACAACGAGGAGAACCTGAGGAAGTTTCGCGAGACTCCTGTCGAGCATACCTTCCCTCTGGCTGGCAGCGGCGATGGAAATTCGATAAAG GTCACCGTGTGGGCACTGCCGAGGATGGAGGAGGTGCCGGTTCTCACCTGCCCGTTGCATCCGATCAAAGAGAAAGACGAAGAGGGTGTCGCGAGAGCTTTGACGCCCACCAAGGCGATCCCGGTCCCCAGCGCTTCCCAGAACCCCGAGGGCCTCGTTCTGCCTG CTCTGGTGGACGACAGAATGCAGACGTCATGCGACAAGCTGGGAAAACACCACTGCCGTTGCGAGGAGGAGGACGCTTCGCCGCCCTCGCCGTCGATCCCCAGACCCAACGGCGAAAGGAAGCGACGACGATCGTTGCCTTGCGGCCCAACGGACGTCACCACGGTGACGGTGCAGCCGATGCCGTTGCCGTCGGTGCAGGAGGCGATAACGCAGGAGGCCAAGGACAGTCAGAGCTCCAGCTACCCGAAATGCTCGGGCGAGATCTCGAACAACCGTGGAAAAGCTGTCCAGGGTCAGAGCTGCAAACTGGAGGAGAACGGGGTCAGGAATCGTAACAATCTGAACGCCGACAACCTGGAGCGCTGCTTCAAGGCCCAGCTGAATATCGAGGACCGCGACGGGAACCTGGAGAAGCGGTACAAGAGGTCTCTCGAGGACACGGAGTCGGCTAAACAGACCAATCTGAAGGAGAAGCAGTGCAATCTAGAGAAGGACGCGCAAGGTAGCGGCAAGAAGATGATGAAGGACGCGGAGAGCAAGCCGGCGGAGAAGAACGGCCTGTTCGAGAACCTGATACCGTTCAACTCTTCCCTGCCGTGGTCCTTCGTCGAGTCCTGGAACAACAGCACCGCGAACAGCAAGTGCGCGTTCCAGAGCCTGCGCGGGAACAAGGACAACTACTTCAACGATTCCGAGAGAACCTGCAAACCGGCTGTATCGAAGGACTCGAGTATAGTGATCAATCCGTTCAGGCAACCAAGTCCGTTCCACGAGTCAAATCCTGGACCGTCGACGAATAACCGGCTGAAGCAGGAGTCCTTGAACTCGATGTGCATGGTGCACCAGAGCTGCACCAAACCGTCGAACAAGCTGTCCGGAGCGATGTGCGCTGGACAGGAGATGCCGAAGCCCGGCTTGGACGGAGCCGCCAACAACAAGACCAGGTCCGGGAAAGATCTGAGCCAGTTGATGTCGAAGCTGACGTTCCcggaggagaaggagaaggcgAAGGAAGAAGGTGGGTTTCTGGAATGGTTCGCCAAGGTGCCTGGAAGGGTGTTGGGTGTTGCGCCGAGCAGCGGCTACGTAGAGAACAAGGTGAAGACCACGAGCCTGAAGAGCCAGGATCACGGAGCCGAGGTGAAGTTCAAGAACTGTAATCTGGAGCTGAGTCAGCGGGAGTTCGACGAGGTGCTGGCGGTGCTACGGGCCAGGACACCCTCCAGCCGCAAGAGGACCAGCGTGAAGACGGTCAGGAGGCGCGAGAGGTCGGAGAAGTCGGTCGAGGACGGCTCCGACAGGAAATACGTGAATCTGGAGAACGGCGAATGCTCGACGAACAACATCGTGAACCGCGGCAAGGCCTGCGAGGGCTGCAGTCACAAGCTGTGCCGGAAGAACGACCAGCAAGCACTGGAAAAGATTCACTTCGGCGATATCTATGGCAATAAGAATATCTACAACCCCTCGCAGAAGCAGGAGAAATTGGGCAGCGGGTCCTCCGAGGACCTGCAAATCCTGAAGTGCACCAACACCGAGAAACGGCCGAACGAGCCGGCGGACTGTCTGCAGAACGTCTCGAACAAAGCAGACATACTATTGGGAGCAATCTTACGAACAAGTAAGGAACGAAGGAACCTGCCAGAGGTTTCGAGCGGGACCAAGCCGAGGTCCGCGTCGTCGACGGCCACGAACGAGACGGAAAACGCCGTTCGGGGCATGGTGGACGCCGATAGAACGTGCCTGGAGCAGAGGACCGCCGCGCTGGAGGACGAGAAGTCGTTGCACGTCGCGCTGAACAAGAAATTCAACCGGATCAGACAGCTGTTCAAGAAGGAGCAAGAGAAGAAGGTGATGACGGAGAACGGCTGTCTAGAACCGGAGCAGCCCGCGGCCGTTCAGCGCTCGTCGTTCTCGTACAACAACGTGCAACCGAGCTTGCACGATCCAAAGAGCTCGAGGAACAGCAAGGCGAAGAGGTGGATCGACTTCGCGAACCTCGAGGAGACGGAGAGGAAGAGTGAGGCGTGCACCGATCCTTCAGAGCTTAGTACAAATGGCGCACATCAAAACTCGAGAACCTATAGTACAAATTACAAGGAGGAGAGCTGCGCCGGACACGACGATCCGGCCACGGTCAAGTGGCAGAACAGACTGTATAGTACAAACCAGGAGGATAGCACGGCGATCGAGCAGAGGGTGGAGGACGATAAAGTTGTCCCGAAGCTGGCCAAGGACGTCAAGTCACGGAGCAACGCGAAGGAAAACACGGCGATCCTGGAGGAGGACGAAACCCTCGACAGGGTAGTACCCACTGCCATCGAGCAAGAGAGATTCCGGAGATCTCTCGAGAACGCGGCTTCGATGGTGTTCCATAGCAGGACCGGCCTGCCGCTCACCTCTAGCCCGGCACCCTTGAGGAGGGGTAGCTGTTGCTTCGACTATGACAGTAGCTTGAACTCGGTGTCGTCCAAGAGAAG CGCACTGTTCGAGCTGAACACCCCGCCTAGTCCAGGCGCGGTCTCTTTGGAGGAGACCGACAGGGAGACCGAGAATGCTGGGGAAGGCGAGGAGACACCGAAAAGGCGGTCCACGTCTCGCAGCAGACCGCAGAGTCACGCTCTCCTAGGCAGCTTCGAGGAATCAGCGTTGAACGGAAGACTCGAACCTGTGTCGACGGTTCACGGTTTCACGGCGGAGCTGGGCGCGAGCGGTTCCTTCTGCCCGAAACATCGAAAGCTTCCGGTCACCGTGTTCTTTTACACACTCGGTGACAATGATAAAGTTTCTACACCCTATCTC GCACATATTAATTTGGGCAAAAAGGGCTACCAAGTACCAAGGAGCGGTACTATTCAAGTAACGCTTCTGAATCCCTTGGGTACAGTCGTTAAGATGTTCGTAGTACTATACGACCTTTCTGATATGCCGCCACGATCTCATACTTTTTTACGCCAGAGAACACTGCGGGACAAAACGCTACGCTACCTCGTTCATCTTAG ATTCATGTCCGGCAAGTCGGGCCGAATTTACTTGCACACGGACATCCGTATGATTATTTGTCGGAAGTCCGACGTCGACACGGCGTCGGACTTCGGGTCAGAGCCACCAAAGGAACTCCGGAGCTACATCCACGGCCCTACCAATCCGAAATTTTCGCCAAGGTGCTGA
- the Atos gene encoding atos homolog atossa isoform X2, which yields MHCLGAVIGGIPSPNGVGGRGGILSVFRALGVLVSEGRIQGPPRGYKEGPHCAAPMQAAPNNHECEEDNYLCDRYLVLVREIADRTAIGSYLCIEVMLCSDCPCGLAKARNKNPISTVPSLSISPWQHASEMLLEYWCICVVPSKSPETMNFYGLYQAVRSRLHFSQVAAWWSRSNGAEPSYITTRVVPYNEENLRKFRETPVEHTFPLAGSGDGNSIKVTVWALPRMEEVPVLTCPLHPIKEKDEEGVARALTPTKAIPVPSASQNPEGLVLPALVDDRMQTSCDKLGKHHCRCEEEDASPPSPSIPRPNGERKRRRSLPCGPTDVTTVTVQPMPLPSVQEAITQEAKDSQSSSYPKCSGEISNNRGKAVQGQSCKLEENGVRNRNNLNADNLERCFKAQLNIEDRDGNLEKRYKRSLEDTESAKQTNLKEKQCNLEKDAQGSGKKMMKDAESKPAEKNGLFENLIPFNSSLPWSFVESWNNSTANSKCAFQSLRGNKDNYFNDSERTCKPAVSKDSSIVINPFRQPSPFHESNPGPSTNNRLKQESLNSMCMVHQSCTKPSNKLSGAMCAGQEMPKPGLDGAANNKTRSGKDLSQLMSKLTFPEEKEKAKEEGGFLEWFAKVPGRVLGVAPSSGYVENKVKTTSLKSQDHGAEVKFKNCNLELSQREFDEVLAVLRARTPSSRKRTSVKTVRRRERSEKSVEDGSDRKYVNLENGECSTNNIVNRGKACEGCSHKLCRKNDQQALEKIHFGDIYGNKNIYNPSQKQEKLGSGSSEDLQILKCTNTEKRPNEPADCLQNVSNKADILLGAILRTSKERRNLPEVSSGTKPRSASSTATNETENAVRGMVDADRTCLEQRTAALEDEKSLHVALNKKFNRIRQLFKKEQEKKVMTENGCLEPEQPAAVQRSSFSYNNVQPSLHDPKSSRNSKAKRWIDFANLEETERKSEACTDPSELSTNGAHQNSRTYSTNYKEESCAGHDDPATVKWQNRLYSTNQEDSTAIEQRVEDDKVVPKLAKDVKSRSNAKENTAILEEDETLDRVVPTAIEQERFRRSLENAASMVFHSRTGLPLTSSPAPLRRGSCCFDYDSSLNSVSSKRSALFELNTPPSPGAVSLEETDRETENAGEGEETPKRRSTSRSRPQSHALLGSFEESALNGRLEPVSTVHGFTAELGASGSFCPKHRKLPVTVFFYTLGDNDKVSTPYLAHINLGKKGYQVPRSGTIQVTLLNPLGTVVKMFVVLYDLSDMPPRSHTFLRQRTLRDKTLRYLVHLRFMSGKSGRIYLHTDIRMIICRKSDVDTASDFGSEPPKELRSYIHGPTNPKFSPRC from the exons ATGCACTGCCTAGGCGCGGTGATAGGAGGCATTCCCAGCCCGAATGGGGTTGGCGGTCGGGGTGGCATTCTCAGCGTGTTCCGAGCCCTTGGAGTCCTTGTGTCCGAAGGGAGGATTCAGGGCCCTCCACGTGGTTACAAAGAGGGCCCGCACTGCGCGGCGCCCATGCAGGCTGCTCCCAACAACCATGAGTGCGAGGAAGATAATTATTTG TGCGATCGATACCTTGTACTGGTTCGAGAGATCGCCGATCGTACAGCGATCGGCTCGTATTTGTGCATCGAAGTGATGCTGTGCAGCGACTGTCCGTGCGGTTTGGCCAAAGCGAGGAACAAGAATCCGATCAGCACCGTGCCGTCCTTATCAATCTCACCATGGCAACACGCGTCGGAGATGCTGCTGGAGTACTGGTGTATCTGCGTCGTTCCCAGCAA GAGTCCAGAGACGATGAACTTTTACGGGCTGTACCAAGCGGTCCGTTCCCGGCTTCACTTCAGTCAAGTCGCGGCCTGGTGGTCCAGGAGCAACGGTGCTGAGCCGAGCTACATCACGACGAGGGTGGTTCCGTACAACGAGGAGAACCTGAGGAAGTTTCGCGAGACTCCTGTCGAGCATACCTTCCCTCTGGCTGGCAGCGGCGATGGAAATTCGATAAAG GTCACCGTGTGGGCACTGCCGAGGATGGAGGAGGTGCCGGTTCTCACCTGCCCGTTGCATCCGATCAAAGAGAAAGACGAAGAGGGTGTCGCGAGAGCTTTGACGCCCACCAAGGCGATCCCGGTCCCCAGCGCTTCCCAGAACCCCGAGGGCCTCGTTCTGCCTG CTCTGGTGGACGACAGAATGCAGACGTCATGCGACAAGCTGGGAAAACACCACTGCCGTTGCGAGGAGGAGGACGCTTCGCCGCCCTCGCCGTCGATCCCCAGACCCAACGGCGAAAGGAAGCGACGACGATCGTTGCCTTGCGGCCCAACGGACGTCACCACGGTGACGGTGCAGCCGATGCCGTTGCCGTCGGTGCAGGAGGCGATAACGCAGGAGGCCAAGGACAGTCAGAGCTCCAGCTACCCGAAATGCTCGGGCGAGATCTCGAACAACCGTGGAAAAGCTGTCCAGGGTCAGAGCTGCAAACTGGAGGAGAACGGGGTCAGGAATCGTAACAATCTGAACGCCGACAACCTGGAGCGCTGCTTCAAGGCCCAGCTGAATATCGAGGACCGCGACGGGAACCTGGAGAAGCGGTACAAGAGGTCTCTCGAGGACACGGAGTCGGCTAAACAGACCAATCTGAAGGAGAAGCAGTGCAATCTAGAGAAGGACGCGCAAGGTAGCGGCAAGAAGATGATGAAGGACGCGGAGAGCAAGCCGGCGGAGAAGAACGGCCTGTTCGAGAACCTGATACCGTTCAACTCTTCCCTGCCGTGGTCCTTCGTCGAGTCCTGGAACAACAGCACCGCGAACAGCAAGTGCGCGTTCCAGAGCCTGCGCGGGAACAAGGACAACTACTTCAACGATTCCGAGAGAACCTGCAAACCGGCTGTATCGAAGGACTCGAGTATAGTGATCAATCCGTTCAGGCAACCAAGTCCGTTCCACGAGTCAAATCCTGGACCGTCGACGAATAACCGGCTGAAGCAGGAGTCCTTGAACTCGATGTGCATGGTGCACCAGAGCTGCACCAAACCGTCGAACAAGCTGTCCGGAGCGATGTGCGCTGGACAGGAGATGCCGAAGCCCGGCTTGGACGGAGCCGCCAACAACAAGACCAGGTCCGGGAAAGATCTGAGCCAGTTGATGTCGAAGCTGACGTTCCcggaggagaaggagaaggcgAAGGAAGAAGGTGGGTTTCTGGAATGGTTCGCCAAGGTGCCTGGAAGGGTGTTGGGTGTTGCGCCGAGCAGCGGCTACGTAGAGAACAAGGTGAAGACCACGAGCCTGAAGAGCCAGGATCACGGAGCCGAGGTGAAGTTCAAGAACTGTAATCTGGAGCTGAGTCAGCGGGAGTTCGACGAGGTGCTGGCGGTGCTACGGGCCAGGACACCCTCCAGCCGCAAGAGGACCAGCGTGAAGACGGTCAGGAGGCGCGAGAGGTCGGAGAAGTCGGTCGAGGACGGCTCCGACAGGAAATACGTGAATCTGGAGAACGGCGAATGCTCGACGAACAACATCGTGAACCGCGGCAAGGCCTGCGAGGGCTGCAGTCACAAGCTGTGCCGGAAGAACGACCAGCAAGCACTGGAAAAGATTCACTTCGGCGATATCTATGGCAATAAGAATATCTACAACCCCTCGCAGAAGCAGGAGAAATTGGGCAGCGGGTCCTCCGAGGACCTGCAAATCCTGAAGTGCACCAACACCGAGAAACGGCCGAACGAGCCGGCGGACTGTCTGCAGAACGTCTCGAACAAAGCAGACATACTATTGGGAGCAATCTTACGAACAAGTAAGGAACGAAGGAACCTGCCAGAGGTTTCGAGCGGGACCAAGCCGAGGTCCGCGTCGTCGACGGCCACGAACGAGACGGAAAACGCCGTTCGGGGCATGGTGGACGCCGATAGAACGTGCCTGGAGCAGAGGACCGCCGCGCTGGAGGACGAGAAGTCGTTGCACGTCGCGCTGAACAAGAAATTCAACCGGATCAGACAGCTGTTCAAGAAGGAGCAAGAGAAGAAGGTGATGACGGAGAACGGCTGTCTAGAACCGGAGCAGCCCGCGGCCGTTCAGCGCTCGTCGTTCTCGTACAACAACGTGCAACCGAGCTTGCACGATCCAAAGAGCTCGAGGAACAGCAAGGCGAAGAGGTGGATCGACTTCGCGAACCTCGAGGAGACGGAGAGGAAGAGTGAGGCGTGCACCGATCCTTCAGAGCTTAGTACAAATGGCGCACATCAAAACTCGAGAACCTATAGTACAAATTACAAGGAGGAGAGCTGCGCCGGACACGACGATCCGGCCACGGTCAAGTGGCAGAACAGACTGTATAGTACAAACCAGGAGGATAGCACGGCGATCGAGCAGAGGGTGGAGGACGATAAAGTTGTCCCGAAGCTGGCCAAGGACGTCAAGTCACGGAGCAACGCGAAGGAAAACACGGCGATCCTGGAGGAGGACGAAACCCTCGACAGGGTAGTACCCACTGCCATCGAGCAAGAGAGATTCCGGAGATCTCTCGAGAACGCGGCTTCGATGGTGTTCCATAGCAGGACCGGCCTGCCGCTCACCTCTAGCCCGGCACCCTTGAGGAGGGGTAGCTGTTGCTTCGACTATGACAGTAGCTTGAACTCGGTGTCGTCCAAGAGAAG CGCACTGTTCGAGCTGAACACCCCGCCTAGTCCAGGCGCGGTCTCTTTGGAGGAGACCGACAGGGAGACCGAGAATGCTGGGGAAGGCGAGGAGACACCGAAAAGGCGGTCCACGTCTCGCAGCAGACCGCAGAGTCACGCTCTCCTAGGCAGCTTCGAGGAATCAGCGTTGAACGGAAGACTCGAACCTGTGTCGACGGTTCACGGTTTCACGGCGGAGCTGGGCGCGAGCGGTTCCTTCTGCCCGAAACATCGAAAGCTTCCGGTCACCGTGTTCTTTTACACACTCGGTGACAATGATAAAGTTTCTACACCCTATCTC GCACATATTAATTTGGGCAAAAAGGGCTACCAAGTACCAAGGAGCGGTACTATTCAAGTAACGCTTCTGAATCCCTTGGGTACAGTCGTTAAGATGTTCGTAGTACTATACGACCTTTCTGATATGCCGCCACGATCTCATACTTTTTTACGCCAGAGAACACTGCGGGACAAAACGCTACGCTACCTCGTTCATCTTAG ATTCATGTCCGGCAAGTCGGGCCGAATTTACTTGCACACGGACATCCGTATGATTATTTGTCGGAAGTCCGACGTCGACACGGCGTCGGACTTCGGGTCAGAGCCACCAAAGGAACTCCGGAGCTACATCCACGGCCCTACCAATCCGAAATTTTCGCCAAGGTGCTGA